One genomic window of Kosmotoga olearia TBF 19.5.1 includes the following:
- a CDS encoding radical SAM protein, with translation MKLPTHLETSIENLIQQAWQIRVENFPAEIEFVLPKRTKSISVTGTYCELNCAHCGGHYLKGMLPLSKNLEDLDYDSFLISGGCDKNGKVPIRPYMQILKKLKQHRRFNFHVGLLDEEDMEGLEEIADVISFDFVGDDATIREVYGLEKTVEDYLRTYRQLKKLVRVVPHISIGLRCGTLSGEFKALELLKNEGVDELVFIVFIPTHGTKLAHCSPPPIENVLHVLATARIMFPDIPIHLGCMRPGGAYRKQLDPLALRCGINKLVTPAPQAKEEAINLGLTIKHGEECCAL, from the coding sequence ATGAAACTCCCAACACATCTCGAAACTTCTATTGAAAACCTAATACAGCAAGCCTGGCAAATAAGGGTAGAGAACTTTCCCGCAGAAATCGAATTTGTCCTCCCCAAGCGAACTAAATCTATTTCAGTAACAGGTACTTACTGTGAGCTCAACTGCGCCCATTGCGGAGGGCATTACCTTAAAGGAATGCTCCCTTTGTCCAAGAACCTGGAGGATTTGGATTATGATAGTTTTCTGATATCCGGCGGGTGCGACAAAAACGGAAAAGTCCCTATACGCCCTTACATGCAAATCCTGAAAAAATTAAAGCAGCACCGGCGTTTCAATTTCCACGTTGGTTTACTGGATGAAGAAGATATGGAAGGTCTGGAAGAAATCGCTGATGTTATATCTTTCGACTTTGTAGGTGATGATGCTACCATCCGGGAGGTCTATGGACTCGAAAAGACTGTTGAAGATTACCTGAGAACATATAGACAGTTGAAAAAACTCGTACGTGTTGTACCTCATATCAGCATTGGGCTCAGGTGCGGCACGCTTTCTGGAGAATTTAAAGCTCTGGAGTTACTAAAAAATGAAGGCGTGGATGAGTTGGTGTTCATAGTTTTTATACCAACACATGGGACCAAACTAGCACACTGCTCTCCTCCTCCAATTGAGAACGTGCTGCATGTATTGGCTACCGCAAGAATCATGTTCCCGGATATACCCATTCATCTTGGCTGCATGCGTCCCGGAGGTGCTTACCGCAAACAATTAGATCCTCTCGCTCTAAGGTGCGGTATCAACAAGCTGGTTACGCCAGCACCTCAGGCAAAAGAAGAAGCCATTAACTTAGGGCTGACCATTAAGCATGGAGAGGAGTGCTGTGCGTTATGA
- a CDS encoding radical SAM protein: protein MIRISVGTAKVMGLTDLQIDVLPTTGYFMIGQSCIYDCAFCSQSRTSHTRSDQLSRVTWPEYDLEQVMKHLSTTTDREVIRRICLQVVHQPGIKDTVQKILHRLSQSSELPICVCMRVNHVKEAAELIESGAERVCIALDAANPRVYEQIKNGSWHNRMKLIEEAAAMFPGHISTHLIVGLGETEKEMVETIQHMYQIGVTVGLFAFTPIRGTRMSKNPSPPLDQYRRIQVAHWLIRHGICDGSNFSYKNGSITGFGLSSKELLKHLADGEAFRTSGCPDCNRPYYNERPGGPMYNYPRPLTPDEITKAIAELKIKL, encoded by the coding sequence ATGATCAGAATTTCCGTTGGAACAGCTAAAGTAATGGGCCTAACAGACTTACAGATAGATGTTTTGCCCACCACCGGTTACTTCATGATAGGCCAGAGTTGCATTTATGATTGCGCTTTTTGTTCTCAGTCACGAACCAGCCATACCCGTTCCGATCAACTTTCCCGCGTGACATGGCCGGAATACGACTTGGAACAGGTTATGAAGCATTTATCTACTACAACTGATAGAGAGGTAATCCGTAGAATTTGCTTGCAGGTCGTTCACCAGCCGGGAATAAAAGACACCGTCCAGAAGATTTTGCATCGCCTTTCTCAAAGTTCTGAGCTTCCCATTTGCGTTTGCATGCGGGTAAATCATGTAAAAGAAGCAGCAGAATTAATAGAATCAGGAGCAGAACGTGTCTGTATAGCTTTAGACGCCGCAAATCCACGCGTTTATGAGCAAATCAAAAACGGTTCCTGGCACAATAGAATGAAATTAATTGAAGAAGCAGCCGCAATGTTTCCAGGGCACATCAGCACTCACCTGATCGTCGGTCTGGGAGAAACAGAAAAAGAAATGGTTGAAACCATCCAGCATATGTACCAGATCGGTGTCACCGTTGGCCTGTTTGCGTTCACTCCCATCAGAGGAACACGCATGTCTAAGAATCCATCCCCGCCACTCGATCAATACCGCCGAATACAAGTAGCACACTGGCTCATTAGACACGGCATCTGTGATGGCAGCAACTTTTCCTATAAAAATGGTTCAATTACAGGCTTTGGACTCAGCAGCAAAGAACTCCTGAAACATCTAGCTGACGGCGAAGCATTTAGAACGAGCGGATGCCCCGATTGCAACCGCCCCTATTATAATGAAAGACCGGGCGGTCCGATGTACAACTACCCACGCCCTTTAACACCTGACGAAATAACAAAAGCAATAGCCGAACTGAAAATAAAGCTTTAA
- a CDS encoding lipoate--protein ligase family protein → MDNEWRFIQTGFQDGAMNMAIDEAILIFHSKGLVPPTLRFYGWSPPAFSLGYFQKVERVVDLEKCRLAGVDCVRRITGGRAVFHDKELTYSVIASQRLPQVSGRVIESYLKLSKGLLEGLALLGIPAKMVEKPSKKRHTTAACFDAPSWYELVVDGKKLVGSAQTRKFGCVLQHGAILLDLDVDKMFELMAFSNEALRNRQKEIFQKKACTIKSVLGREVTYDEISQVILTGFKKSLGVKLVPSELTDKELKLASKLREEKYSRLDWSSLDSMKIPDLQI, encoded by the coding sequence ATGGATAACGAATGGAGATTTATACAGACAGGTTTTCAAGATGGTGCCATGAACATGGCTATTGACGAAGCAATACTTATTTTTCACAGCAAGGGTTTGGTTCCGCCAACCCTTCGTTTTTATGGGTGGTCTCCACCGGCTTTTTCACTGGGTTATTTTCAGAAAGTGGAAAGAGTAGTAGATCTAGAAAAATGCCGTTTAGCCGGTGTGGACTGCGTTCGCCGGATTACAGGCGGAAGAGCTGTTTTCCATGACAAAGAGCTGACATATAGCGTTATTGCATCCCAGCGATTGCCACAGGTATCTGGCAGAGTCATCGAATCCTATCTCAAACTCAGTAAAGGCCTCCTGGAAGGGTTAGCTTTGCTGGGCATCCCGGCAAAAATGGTTGAGAAACCGAGCAAGAAACGGCACACAACAGCGGCTTGCTTCGATGCGCCTTCCTGGTACGAACTCGTAGTAGATGGGAAAAAACTGGTGGGCAGCGCCCAAACCAGAAAGTTCGGTTGCGTTCTTCAACACGGTGCCATCCTTTTAGATCTCGATGTGGACAAGATGTTTGAGCTCATGGCTTTTTCAAACGAAGCACTTCGCAACCGGCAGAAAGAGATTTTTCAGAAAAAAGCCTGCACTATCAAAAGTGTCCTGGGCCGTGAAGTTACCTATGACGAGATTTCTCAAGTAATATTAACTGGGTTTAAGAAATCGCTGGGAGTAAAACTCGTACCGAGTGAACTCACCGACAAAGAACTAAAATTAGCCTCTAAACTTCGAGAGGAAAAATACTCACGGCTTGATTGGTCTTCGCTAGACTCTATGAAAATCCCTGACCTCCAAATTTAA
- a CDS encoding glycoside hydrolase family 38 C-terminal domain-containing protein has protein sequence MEKKKIRVHVLSHTHWDREWYAAFETFRKRLLNLIDSLIENLPENPHFKHFMLDGQTIVLEDYLELRHQKKDELVEFIREGKISVGPWYILPDEFLITGEALIRNFLIGKSVLDKLGIGGNVMKIGYLPDMFGHSAYTPVILKGLGFEGAVLWRGIGDKSRKTEFLWKAPNGDEILVINLIRSYSNGAHFGRDIELMKSVFKKEIEELSKHATTENILIMNGTDHEFPLFNLPERFQEWSEEFGAKIIHSSLQEYLKSVKSQKPELKTVEGELKDPKYEPVLKDITSTRIYLKLMNFEAQLLYQRYLEPLSTLFFNEENSLPNEIEYGWRLILKSQPHDSICGCSIDKVHRDVDLRLSNALEIGLETLGSYLKKLSDEDTSENEKSLIVYNPYERERVTVVKGIVALDPSKNYVVVDEEGNICETSIEPLNPLETVDLLHRVGDNDYIQGSSFITQYITAISPNVAFGIKPVRISFMAQLPAIGFKKFTIKESEITRSVDDVSTNFENKFYYFKLNEDGTFQAFDKQNNTLYEKMNFFEDVADAGDEYNFSPIPDDRAIASPKNVRMKGVKNRGFSKEIDLLVEYEIPEELTNDRKARSERTVTVPIEVKYILFRDEPRIDVKLSLQNNAKDHKLMVGFHFPEKLDQVVNDGYFGLVKHPTSVEPDESATEEVTSRYAMESFVSLLGEKGKLLITSRGLHEYETQITNEGLDLKLTLLRAVGWLSREDLLTRKGHAGPGIPTPEAQCIGRYNYRYSLRFLGDGSSEEMFDASRRFLLDPVLMETSEDTKIPTISFFELEDGIHLSALKISQNKDAVIARFLNVSNVPRKISFRKDVEIVNLAEEPTGKIISEFVLESGKVLTVKSSK, from the coding sequence ATGGAAAAGAAAAAAATAAGAGTACACGTCTTGAGCCACACCCATTGGGACAGAGAATGGTATGCCGCCTTCGAAACTTTCAGAAAGAGGCTCTTAAATCTTATAGACTCACTCATTGAGAATCTTCCAGAAAATCCCCATTTCAAGCATTTCATGTTAGATGGGCAAACAATCGTTCTTGAAGACTACCTTGAGTTGCGTCATCAAAAAAAAGATGAGTTGGTGGAGTTCATTAGGGAAGGAAAAATATCCGTTGGACCCTGGTATATACTCCCGGATGAATTTCTAATAACAGGCGAAGCCCTGATACGGAATTTTCTTATCGGAAAAAGTGTCCTCGACAAACTTGGAATTGGCGGAAATGTGATGAAAATAGGATACCTTCCTGACATGTTCGGGCATAGCGCCTATACTCCCGTCATATTGAAAGGTTTAGGATTTGAAGGGGCGGTACTCTGGAGAGGTATTGGCGATAAGTCCAGAAAAACAGAGTTTTTGTGGAAAGCTCCAAATGGTGATGAAATCCTCGTGATCAATTTAATCAGATCCTATTCAAATGGGGCACACTTCGGAAGAGATATTGAACTCATGAAGAGCGTTTTCAAAAAGGAAATAGAAGAACTCTCAAAACACGCTACCACAGAAAACATATTGATAATGAACGGAACAGATCACGAATTCCCTCTCTTTAATCTTCCTGAGAGGTTCCAGGAATGGTCTGAAGAATTTGGAGCCAAAATAATACACTCATCACTTCAGGAATACCTCAAAAGCGTTAAAAGTCAAAAGCCAGAGCTTAAAACAGTTGAAGGAGAACTAAAAGACCCGAAATACGAACCGGTGCTAAAGGATATAACCTCTACAAGGATATATCTGAAACTCATGAACTTCGAAGCGCAGTTACTTTACCAGAGGTACCTGGAACCTCTATCCACCCTTTTCTTTAACGAAGAAAACTCCCTGCCCAACGAAATAGAATATGGGTGGAGACTTATCCTGAAATCACAACCTCACGACAGTATCTGTGGTTGTAGTATAGACAAAGTCCACAGGGATGTTGATCTCAGGCTTTCCAACGCTCTTGAAATTGGTCTTGAAACACTTGGCTCATATCTCAAGAAACTTTCTGACGAGGATACTTCTGAAAACGAAAAAAGCCTGATCGTTTACAATCCATACGAAAGAGAAAGAGTGACAGTCGTAAAAGGTATCGTTGCTCTCGATCCTTCCAAAAATTATGTGGTAGTAGATGAAGAAGGAAACATTTGTGAGACCTCTATCGAGCCCTTGAACCCGCTTGAAACCGTGGACCTTTTACACCGCGTTGGTGACAACGACTATATCCAGGGAAGTTCCTTCATTACACAATACATCACTGCGATAAGCCCGAACGTGGCCTTTGGAATCAAGCCTGTGAGAATCTCCTTCATGGCACAGCTTCCGGCAATTGGCTTCAAAAAGTTTACTATCAAGGAATCCGAAATAACCAGATCAGTTGATGATGTATCAACAAACTTCGAGAATAAGTTCTACTACTTCAAATTGAATGAAGACGGCACATTCCAGGCTTTTGACAAGCAGAACAACACCCTCTACGAAAAAATGAACTTCTTTGAAGATGTTGCGGATGCTGGAGATGAATACAATTTCTCCCCAATTCCAGATGATAGAGCAATAGCTTCGCCCAAAAACGTTCGGATGAAGGGAGTGAAAAACAGAGGATTTTCAAAAGAAATAGATCTTCTCGTTGAATACGAGATTCCTGAAGAACTGACAAACGATAGAAAAGCACGCTCCGAAAGAACTGTCACAGTGCCCATAGAAGTCAAATACATCCTCTTCAGAGATGAACCGAGGATAGACGTGAAGCTTTCACTGCAAAACAACGCAAAAGATCATAAATTAATGGTTGGTTTCCACTTCCCGGAAAAACTGGATCAGGTTGTCAACGATGGTTATTTTGGGCTTGTAAAACATCCAACGAGTGTTGAACCTGACGAAAGCGCAACTGAAGAAGTTACTTCAAGGTATGCTATGGAAAGTTTTGTTTCTCTTTTAGGTGAAAAAGGAAAACTGCTGATCACCTCCAGAGGCTTGCATGAATACGAAACACAGATAACAAACGAGGGACTCGATTTGAAGTTGACACTTCTCAGAGCCGTGGGATGGTTATCAAGAGAAGACCTGTTAACAAGAAAAGGACACGCGGGCCCTGGAATCCCAACACCAGAAGCCCAGTGCATAGGCAGGTACAATTACAGATATTCACTAAGGTTCCTTGGTGACGGATCCTCTGAAGAAATGTTCGATGCCTCTCGAAGATTCCTTCTTGATCCGGTACTGATGGAAACATCAGAAGACACGAAGATACCGACGATATCGTTCTTCGAGTTAGAAGATGGTATTCATTTAAGTGCCCTTAAGATTTCTCAAAATAAAGATGCCGTGATAGCAAGATTTTTGAATGTTTCCAATGTTCCCAGAAAAATTTCTTTCAGGAAAGACGTTGAGATTGTAAATTTAGCGGAAGAACCCACGGGCAAAATTATCAGCGAATTCGTTTTGGAATCCGGTAAAGTGTTGACGGTTAAATCTTCGAAGTAG
- a CDS encoding ABC transporter substrate-binding protein: MRKFLFALTVVLLSSIVLAGTVEVVFWHNMSNPVDKRAIDEIVQKFNETHPNIKVKVVLVPGSETEVTKLMTAVAAGTGPDVYYLDRFTVAQRAHQGVLEPLEDYLESIGIDTTELRSQFFKFSVDEASYNGKLYALPWDTDVRVLYYNKKLFREAGLDPDKPPVTIDELDEYAEKLTIKQGNRYVQLGFVPWFGQGWHYTWGWAFGGKFYDEKTQKLTFANDPKIIESFKWQKKYADKYGMKNLGAFFSMFGAEINPFIGGKLAMVVDGNWFLAQIRNFAPKDFEYGVAPIPYPPYGEPNSTWAGGWSLVIPKGAKHPKEAAEFILYMATEGQTIYAVKSGHLPTYKAALPKLIESDPAQEAFAEILPTAHCRPVIPVGALLWDKLTEAREYILWGKKPVEQALMDAQIEVQEALDKALGK; encoded by the coding sequence ATGAGAAAGTTTCTGTTTGCGTTGACGGTAGTGCTGCTGAGCTCTATCGTCCTGGCAGGAACCGTGGAGGTTGTTTTCTGGCACAACATGTCGAACCCTGTCGACAAGAGAGCTATCGATGAAATTGTACAGAAATTTAACGAAACGCATCCAAACATCAAAGTGAAAGTAGTCCTTGTACCAGGAAGTGAAACAGAGGTCACCAAGCTCATGACGGCAGTAGCAGCGGGAACTGGTCCCGATGTTTACTACCTTGATAGGTTTACCGTCGCTCAAAGAGCTCATCAGGGAGTTTTAGAACCTCTTGAGGATTATCTAGAAAGTATTGGGATAGACACAACAGAGCTGAGGTCCCAATTCTTCAAGTTCTCCGTAGACGAAGCAAGCTACAATGGAAAGCTCTACGCTCTTCCATGGGATACTGATGTCAGAGTCCTGTACTACAACAAAAAACTTTTCAGGGAAGCCGGTCTCGACCCTGATAAACCACCGGTAACGATCGATGAACTTGACGAATACGCCGAAAAACTAACTATAAAACAAGGCAACAGATATGTTCAGCTAGGATTCGTTCCATGGTTCGGTCAAGGATGGCATTATACCTGGGGTTGGGCCTTCGGTGGAAAGTTTTATGATGAAAAAACCCAGAAGCTTACTTTCGCCAACGATCCCAAGATCATAGAGTCCTTCAAGTGGCAGAAAAAATACGCTGACAAGTATGGTATGAAAAACCTTGGTGCCTTCTTCTCTATGTTCGGTGCAGAAATAAATCCATTCATAGGTGGAAAGCTTGCCATGGTTGTGGACGGTAATTGGTTCCTTGCACAGATTAGAAACTTTGCTCCGAAAGACTTTGAATACGGTGTGGCTCCAATACCGTATCCTCCCTATGGCGAACCCAACAGCACCTGGGCTGGTGGCTGGAGTCTTGTTATCCCCAAAGGAGCAAAACATCCAAAAGAAGCTGCCGAATTTATTCTGTACATGGCTACTGAAGGACAGACCATATACGCAGTTAAGTCCGGACATCTTCCGACTTACAAAGCCGCACTTCCAAAGTTAATTGAAAGCGATCCTGCACAAGAGGCATTCGCAGAAATCCTCCCGACAGCTCATTGTAGGCCTGTTATTCCCGTGGGAGCTCTCCTGTGGGACAAACTTACTGAAGCGAGAGAATACATACTCTGGGGAAAGAAACCTGTTGAACAGGCTCTCATGGATGCTCAGATTGAGGTCCAGGAAGCTCTTGACAAAGCTCTTGGAAAGTAA
- a CDS encoding carbohydrate ABC transporter permease has product MTKKTRKNLKIGLLFALPWLIGFAVFTVYPVVASFYFSFTEYHVTTPPQWIGLENYHKLFNDILFTKSLTNTLYYVAGLVPLGLLVGLILAVLLVQPLKEIVIYRSMIYLPSIVPAFAFATVGLWFFNPYLGFVNSFLSLFGIEGPMWLSDEKWAKITIILLSQWGAGGTALIYMAALKDIPKELYEAAALDGATRWQMFRKITLPLISPATLFYLITSSLAAFQIFDLPQIMTGGGPANSTLSYVMYLYRHAFTYVNMGYASAMAWFLFLLALLVTFIIFKTSKRWVFYYGSK; this is encoded by the coding sequence ATGACCAAAAAAACGAGGAAAAATCTGAAAATAGGTCTCCTTTTCGCTTTACCCTGGTTAATAGGATTTGCTGTCTTTACAGTTTATCCTGTAGTTGCTTCTTTTTATTTTAGTTTTACCGAGTACCATGTGACAACACCCCCTCAATGGATTGGCTTAGAAAATTATCACAAGCTTTTCAACGATATACTCTTCACAAAATCTCTAACCAACACTCTTTACTATGTTGCAGGGCTTGTTCCATTGGGGCTTCTGGTTGGATTGATCCTGGCAGTTTTACTGGTTCAACCTCTAAAAGAGATCGTTATCTATAGAAGTATGATATATCTCCCGAGTATAGTTCCCGCTTTCGCCTTTGCAACTGTAGGGCTCTGGTTTTTCAACCCGTACCTCGGGTTTGTAAATTCTTTTCTATCCTTGTTCGGTATAGAAGGTCCAATGTGGCTTTCTGACGAAAAATGGGCAAAAATAACGATAATACTCCTCTCACAATGGGGAGCGGGAGGAACGGCGCTTATATACATGGCCGCTCTAAAAGACATACCCAAAGAACTCTATGAAGCCGCTGCACTTGATGGTGCAACGAGATGGCAAATGTTCAGAAAAATAACCCTTCCCCTTATCTCGCCAGCGACTCTTTTCTACCTAATCACAAGTTCATTGGCTGCATTCCAGATATTTGACCTACCGCAAATAATGACCGGTGGCGGTCCTGCAAATTCCACACTTTCATATGTCATGTATCTTTACCGCCATGCTTTCACATACGTCAATATGGGCTACGCGTCAGCTATGGCCTGGTTCCTGTTTCTCTTAGCCCTTCTTGTGACTTTTATCATATTCAAGACGTCAAAACGCTGGGTGTTTTACTACGGTTCGAAATGA